A portion of the Oxynema aestuarii AP17 genome contains these proteins:
- a CDS encoding WD40 domain-containing protein — protein MTKVALLIGVSLSQQPKTRVDSFLEPLPTACHDVRAIAEILKRQDLGGFEPENIQQLLDPDLQEIRVGIEWLLRDRQPEDLVLLYFSGHAIADGEGKLYFTTRNTDVADLSSTAVPADFLQALLYTSPAQQQAIVLDCCYTELGESVRDSPRDRLDLKQQLGGYGKAVLTASTHFEADDRFCTDLAIDREAIRRFRYGGKVRESGCSPYTYYLIEGIETGGANRDGDGQISLGELHDYIANKMQIFTPANPPAFYALPEATNIVLSQAPIPTPELTYREAVENFVRRRGGQIGRLGWRSLEITRENCGIKPEIAQKIREKVLIPYQERQEKLDRYREALQGAIAREKRSLKRETDEKLHYFYQDILALTEAEIGAIEAKLKRTDGDRDFPLFLLTEGAIVVATIAGIIWLWGYISKPTASPVDLPPYLSFLEHLDSIFPAWDFTNDSPPRATATPDSSPSPSSPDGTAPRSPLPPAFTGTPVPFTIPTAEPQTLTGHEAPVQGLAIAPRSSLLVSGDWNNQILLWDLNTGKQLDTLTAHRDIVRDIVVNPDGKSFASASDDGTIYIWNLKGRMVSNTLDPRGGAIYAIAYSPDGQTLASGSDDGRIRLWNARTGALEQTLEGHRDRVRALAYTPDGQTLVSGSGDATIKLWDVATGEVRQTLTGHTRLVRAIAITPDGKTLVSGSWDETIKIWDLDRGELQNTLRGHTDLVTVVTVTPDGQTLLSGSDDNTIKIWDLDSGDLKGTLTDHVSDIFAIEMTPDGTTMVSASWDQTIKIWR, from the coding sequence ATGACTAAGGTGGCTTTATTAATCGGGGTGAGTCTCTCTCAACAGCCAAAGACACGAGTCGATAGTTTTTTGGAACCGCTACCCACGGCATGTCATGACGTTCGTGCGATCGCGGAGATCCTGAAACGCCAAGATCTCGGGGGATTCGAGCCTGAAAATATTCAACAACTGCTCGATCCGGATTTGCAGGAAATTCGCGTCGGGATCGAATGGTTATTGCGCGATCGCCAGCCGGAAGATCTGGTACTATTATACTTCTCCGGACATGCGATCGCCGATGGTGAAGGTAAACTTTATTTCACGACTCGCAATACTGACGTCGCCGACCTTTCCTCCACGGCGGTTCCAGCAGACTTTTTACAAGCGCTCTTGTATACCAGTCCGGCACAACAGCAGGCGATCGTCCTCGATTGTTGCTACACCGAATTGGGGGAATCAGTTAGAGATTCCCCACGCGATCGCCTCGACCTCAAACAGCAACTCGGCGGTTACGGGAAAGCCGTTCTGACCGCTTCGACGCACTTCGAGGCGGACGATCGCTTCTGTACGGATCTCGCGATCGATCGCGAAGCGATTCGCCGCTTCCGTTACGGGGGTAAAGTTAGAGAATCCGGCTGTTCTCCTTATACTTATTATTTGATCGAAGGTATCGAAACCGGAGGCGCCAACCGCGACGGCGACGGCCAAATTTCCCTGGGAGAACTGCACGATTACATTGCAAATAAAATGCAAATTTTTACTCCTGCCAATCCTCCCGCCTTCTACGCCTTACCGGAAGCGACGAACATCGTCCTCAGTCAAGCACCGATTCCAACACCAGAACTGACCTATCGCGAAGCAGTAGAAAACTTCGTGCGGCGTCGCGGCGGTCAAATCGGGCGACTCGGTTGGAGAAGCTTAGAAATTACTCGCGAAAATTGCGGCATAAAGCCAGAAATTGCCCAGAAAATTCGTGAAAAGGTTTTAATTCCTTATCAAGAACGCCAAGAAAAGCTCGATCGCTATCGAGAAGCATTGCAAGGGGCGATCGCCCGGGAAAAGCGATCGCTGAAACGAGAAACTGACGAAAAGCTGCATTATTTCTACCAGGATATTCTCGCCCTGACCGAGGCGGAGATCGGCGCGATCGAAGCCAAACTTAAAAGAACCGACGGCGATCGCGACTTCCCCCTATTTTTGCTGACTGAAGGGGCGATCGTTGTTGCTACAATTGCAGGCATTATTTGGCTGTGGGGCTATATTTCCAAACCGACCGCCTCCCCGGTGGATCTCCCTCCTTACTTGAGCTTTCTGGAACATCTCGATTCGATCTTTCCGGCGTGGGACTTTACAAACGACTCGCCACCCCGGGCGACGGCGACACCAGATTCCTCGCCCTCACCGAGTTCCCCCGACGGTACAGCCCCGCGATCGCCCCTCCCCCCCGCCTTTACTGGAACCCCCGTTCCCTTTACGATTCCGACCGCCGAACCGCAGACCCTGACCGGACATGAGGCCCCCGTGCAAGGATTGGCGATCGCGCCGCGCTCTTCATTACTGGTCAGTGGCGACTGGAACAATCAGATCTTACTTTGGGATCTGAACACGGGTAAACAACTCGATACCCTAACCGCGCACCGAGATATCGTGAGAGATATCGTCGTCAACCCAGACGGCAAAAGCTTCGCCAGTGCGAGTGACGACGGAACGATCTATATTTGGAACCTCAAAGGTCGGATGGTGTCGAATACCCTCGATCCGAGAGGGGGTGCGATTTACGCGATCGCCTACAGTCCCGACGGTCAAACCCTCGCCAGTGGTTCCGACGACGGTCGCATTCGCCTGTGGAACGCCCGGACTGGGGCGTTAGAACAGACTCTCGAAGGACACCGCGATCGCGTGCGAGCGCTCGCTTATACACCGGACGGCCAAACCCTCGTCAGTGGTAGTGGCGACGCGACGATTAAACTTTGGGATGTCGCCACGGGAGAAGTGAGACAAACTCTCACCGGACATACGCGCTTGGTACGGGCGATCGCCATTACTCCCGATGGAAAAACGTTGGTGAGTGGAAGTTGGGACGAAACCATTAAAATTTGGGATTTAGACCGTGGGGAATTGCAAAATACCCTCCGGGGTCATACGGATTTAGTCACCGTGGTGACGGTCACTCCCGACGGTCAAACTTTACTCAGTGGAAGTGACGACAACACGATTAAAATTTGGGATTTAGATAGTGGCGATCTCAAAGGGACGCTGACCGATCACGTGAGCGATATTTTTGCGATCGAAATGACTCCAGATGGAACAACAATGGTGAGTGCGAGTTGGGACCAAACGATTAAAATTTGGCGCTGA